Proteins co-encoded in one Candidatus Polarisedimenticolia bacterium genomic window:
- a CDS encoding OmpA family protein codes for MTQNRYFKWSLLTVIGLMAIMTFAVSISAPSAAATGDYASRKMIGKAQAILVQEGDLAEGAFEVGVLDDSTSSALRTFQSRHNMRRTGVLDDETLALLTSHFESGDADGDYVTDALDNCPDTIRGAEVDSHGCPVDADGDGVANGLDSCPGTPKGADADSKGCTTDADGDRVPDGLDQCADTPRYASVDGNGCPIDSDGDGVSDGLDRCANTPAGSQVDDRGCPEQAQSANMFQQSNKLVLEGVNFETNSAKLTEDSQSTLDHVAFTLKDWSKVRVEIGGHTDSQGDDEHNMELSQARADAVRDFLVSQGVDASRLTTRGYGEAEPIADNKSAKGRAKNRRVELTKLD; via the coding sequence ATGACACAGAATCGGTACTTCAAATGGTCCCTGCTCACGGTGATCGGCTTGATGGCGATCATGACCTTCGCCGTCTCGATCTCCGCTCCGTCCGCCGCCGCCACCGGCGACTACGCATCACGCAAAATGATCGGGAAGGCCCAGGCCATCCTGGTGCAGGAAGGCGATCTGGCGGAGGGCGCTTTCGAGGTGGGAGTGCTCGACGATTCCACCAGCTCCGCCCTGCGCACGTTTCAAAGCCGGCACAACATGCGCAGGACGGGAGTGCTGGACGATGAAACGCTGGCGCTGCTCACGAGCCACTTCGAGTCGGGCGATGCCGACGGCGACTATGTGACCGACGCCCTGGACAACTGTCCGGACACGATCCGGGGTGCCGAAGTGGACAGCCATGGCTGCCCCGTCGACGCCGACGGAGACGGCGTGGCAAACGGTCTCGACAGCTGTCCCGGCACACCGAAGGGGGCCGATGCGGATTCCAAGGGCTGCACGACGGATGCCGACGGGGATAGAGTCCCGGACGGCCTCGATCAGTGCGCCGACACGCCGCGATACGCCAGCGTCGACGGGAACGGCTGCCCGATCGATTCCGACGGGGACGGAGTATCCGACGGTCTGGACCGCTGCGCCAACACGCCTGCGGGCTCGCAGGTCGACGATCGGGGCTGCCCGGAGCAGGCCCAGTCGGCGAACATGTTCCAGCAAAGCAACAAGCTGGTCCTCGAGGGAGTCAATTTCGAGACCAACAGCGCCAAGCTGACCGAGGATTCCCAGTCGACGCTCGACCATGTCGCCTTTACGTTGAAGGACTGGTCGAAGGTGAGAGTGGAGATCGGCGGTCACACCGATTCGCAGGGCGACGACGAGCACAATATGGAGCTCTCCCAGGCCAGGGCCGACGCGGTGCGGGATTTCCTGGTCAGTCAGGGAGTCGACGCTT